The following are encoded in a window of Lactobacillus panisapium genomic DNA:
- the rpsF gene encoding 30S ribosomal protein S6 — MTTTKYEITYIIKPDIDEESKKALVENYDKVIADNGGTMVESKDWEKRHFAYEINKYREGTYHVMTFTADNADAVNEFDRLSKIDTAVLRSMTVKVGE, encoded by the coding sequence ATGACAACTACTAAGTATGAAATAACTTATATTATTAAGCCTGATATTGATGAAGAATCAAAAAAGGCGCTAGTTGAAAACTATGATAAGGTTATTGCCGATAATGGTGGTACGATGGTTGAGTCAAAAGACTGGGAAAAGCGTCATTTCGCATATGAAATTAACAAATACCGTGAGGGAACTTATCACGTTATGACTTTCACTGCAGACAACGCTGACGCAGTTAACGAATTTGACCGTTTATCTAAGATTGACACTGCTGTTTTGCGTTCAATGACTGTCAAAGTTGGCGAATAA
- the yaaA gene encoding S4 domain-containing protein YaaA, whose product MKVDIIKEFKVKGEYVTLSQFLKEESIISSGGQAKWYLQENPVILNGIKENRRGKKIRPGDQIEVAQERYEFR is encoded by the coding sequence ATGAAGGTGGATATTATCAAAGAGTTTAAGGTAAAGGGTGAGTATGTCACTCTCAGTCAATTTTTAAAAGAAGAAAGTATCATTTCTTCCGGTGGTCAAGCTAAGTGGTATCTGCAAGAAAATCCCGTTATCTTGAATGGGATTAAGGAAAATCGCCGTGGAAAAAAGATTAGACCTGGCGATCAGATTGAAGTTGCCCAAGAAAGATATGAATTTCGGTAA
- the gyrB gene encoding DNA topoisomerase (ATP-hydrolyzing) subunit B, with translation MADQKKDNLDQIKQYEKEADKYNASQIQVLGGLEAVRKRPGMYIGSTSSQGLHHLVWEIIDNGIDESLAGFATKIEVTINEDGSVTVQDDGRGIPVDIEKKTGRPALETVFTVLHAGGKFGGGGYKVSGGLHGVGASVVNALSTKLDVTTMRDGKKYFIDFDHGRVDHEMKMTGTVPLTDHGTIVHFFPDPDIFTETTSFDDKILKNRIRELAFLNKGLKLTFTDKRKDSAETDVYHYEGGIQEYVSFLNRDNEVLFDKPIYVEGTFSDINVEVSLQYTKGYKTTLMTFANNIHTYEGGMHEAGFKTALTRVVNDYAHKTKLLKDNDDNLSGEDIREGMTAIVSVKHPNPQFEGQTKTKLGNSDARTAVDRAFSETFNAFLMENPQVGRKIVEKAQLAERARTAAKRAREVTRKKSGLEIANLPGKLADNTSNDPSISELFIVEGNSAGGSAKQGRSRLTQAILPIRGKILNVEKASMDRILANEEIRSLFTALGTGFGADFDVSKARYHKLIIMTDADVDGAHIRTLLLTLFYNYMRPMIDKGYVYIARPPLYQVRQGKVIRYLDTDEELHDYLGSLQPSPKPTVQRYKGLGEMDPEQLWETTMNPENRRLDRVSPEYAKNVDEVFELLMGNEVAPRRSFIESNAKYVENLDA, from the coding sequence ATGGCTGATCAGAAGAAAGACAACCTCGACCAAATCAAGCAATATGAAAAAGAAGCTGATAAATATAATGCCAGCCAAATTCAAGTTTTAGGCGGGCTTGAAGCTGTTCGTAAACGGCCGGGTATGTATATTGGCTCCACAAGTTCTCAAGGCTTGCACCACCTAGTTTGGGAAATAATTGATAATGGTATTGATGAGAGCTTGGCAGGCTTTGCAACTAAGATCGAAGTTACCATCAATGAAGATGGTAGCGTAACTGTTCAAGATGATGGACGGGGAATTCCAGTTGACATTGAGAAAAAGACCGGTCGTCCAGCGCTTGAAACTGTCTTTACTGTTCTTCACGCCGGTGGTAAATTTGGCGGTGGCGGCTATAAAGTATCTGGTGGATTGCACGGTGTTGGTGCTTCAGTAGTTAATGCATTATCAACCAAGCTAGATGTTACAACAATGCGTGATGGCAAAAAGTACTTTATTGACTTTGATCACGGTCGTGTTGATCATGAAATGAAAATGACTGGTACTGTGCCGTTGACTGATCATGGTACAATTGTTCACTTCTTCCCAGATCCTGATATCTTCACTGAAACTACTTCATTTGATGATAAAATCTTAAAAAATAGAATACGTGAATTAGCCTTTTTGAATAAAGGCTTAAAACTGACGTTTACGGATAAGCGAAAAGATAGCGCCGAAACGGATGTTTATCATTACGAGGGTGGTATTCAAGAATACGTTTCGTTCCTAAATCGTGATAATGAAGTTTTATTTGATAAACCAATTTATGTAGAGGGGACTTTCAGCGACATTAATGTCGAAGTTTCTTTGCAATATACTAAGGGTTATAAAACAACTTTGATGACTTTTGCTAATAACATTCATACCTACGAAGGCGGAATGCATGAAGCAGGGTTCAAGACAGCCTTAACGCGTGTAGTTAACGATTATGCTCATAAGACTAAATTACTGAAAGATAATGATGATAATTTGTCTGGTGAAGATATTCGTGAGGGTATGACAGCAATCGTTTCTGTTAAGCACCCAAACCCACAATTCGAAGGTCAGACTAAGACCAAATTAGGTAATTCCGATGCTAGAACGGCAGTTGACCGGGCATTTTCTGAAACTTTCAATGCTTTCTTAATGGAAAATCCGCAAGTTGGCCGAAAGATTGTTGAAAAAGCACAGTTAGCTGAACGTGCTAGAACTGCTGCTAAGCGTGCTCGTGAAGTTACCCGAAAGAAATCAGGCTTAGAAATTGCTAATTTGCCAGGGAAATTGGCAGATAATACAAGTAATGATCCAAGTATTTCAGAATTATTCATTGTCGAGGGTAATTCAGCTGGCGGTTCTGCTAAGCAAGGCCGTTCAAGATTAACACAAGCAATTTTACCGATTCGTGGTAAAATTCTGAATGTTGAAAAAGCTTCGATGGATCGTATTTTGGCCAATGAAGAAATTCGGTCATTATTTACAGCATTAGGAACTGGTTTTGGAGCTGATTTCGATGTTTCCAAGGCCCGTTACCATAAGCTGATTATTATGACTGATGCCGATGTCGACGGGGCCCATATTAGAACGCTGCTGTTAACACTCTTTTACAACTATATGCGTCCAATGATCGACAAAGGATATGTCTATATCGCTCGTCCGCCTCTATACCAAGTTCGTCAAGGCAAGGTAATCAGATATTTAGATACTGATGAGGAATTGCATGACTACCTAGGCAGCTTGCAGCCAAGTCCAAAGCCAACGGTTCAGCGGTATAAGGGATTGGGTGAAATGGACCCAGAACAATTATGGGAAACGACCATGAATCCTGAAAATAGGCGGCTAGATCGGGTTAGTCCGGAATATGCTAAAAATGTCGATGAGGTGTTTGAATTACTTATGGGTAACGAAGTCGCACCGAGACGTAGTTTCATTGAAAGCAACGCTAAGTACGTTGAAAACTTGGATGCTTAG
- the gyrA gene encoding DNA gyrase subunit A, with protein MDNDNQSQDHRIRNVDLTNVMNSSFLDYAMSVIVARALPDVRDGLKPVQRRILYGMSELGVTPDKPYKKSARIVGEVMGKFHPHGDSSIYLAMAHMAQDFSYRYMLVDGHGNFGSVDGDEPAAMRYTEARMSKIAVEMLRDINKNTIDWQRNYDDSENEPVVLPARIPNLLVNGTSGIAVGMTTNIPPHNLSEVIQGLHMLMDNPEITTKELMKAIPGPDFPTGGTIMGRGGIYRAYETGRGNIVVRANTNIETEKSGRERIVVTEIPYLVNKAELVKKIADLARSKTIDGITGVRDESDQSGMRITIDVRRDASASVILNNLFKQTQMQANFGMNMVAIVDGAPHFLSLKEMLQYYLQHQEDVVTRRTKFDLAKAEARAHILEGLKIALDHIDEIVHIIRQSESSDIAKAALISRFGLDDKQSQAILDMRLVRLTGLERDKVEAEYKELKAKIADYQDILARPERINEIIYDELLDIQKRFGDDRRTKIGEGEVVSIEDEDLIEKQDVLLTLTHSGYIKRMLINEFKTQNRGGKGIKGMGIKDGDFIENLMYSSTHDLLLFFTNKGKVYSKKAYEIPEFGRTAKGLPIVNLLQFEKGEKIQTIINIPEDADDKYLFFITKMGTVKRTHVSEFANIRNSGLIALTLRDGDELSNVLPTDGKQDILIGTHLGYAVRFNETTVRSMGRTAAGVRGINLRDHDYVVGSGVVKDSDEVLVISEKGYGKRTSASEYPVKGRGGKGIKTANVTEKNGPLSGVTVVDGSQDIMVITDDGIMIRFKITDVSQTGRSTIGVRLIKVGDGSKVASLAVVPAEEDQEVANDEETTAESEE; from the coding sequence ATGGATAACGACAACCAAAGTCAAGATCACAGAATAAGAAACGTTGACTTGACCAACGTGATGAACAGTTCATTTTTGGATTATGCGATGTCAGTTATCGTAGCACGGGCTTTGCCTGATGTTCGCGATGGTTTGAAACCAGTCCAGCGTCGTATTCTTTACGGAATGAGCGAATTAGGCGTTACACCTGATAAACCATATAAGAAATCGGCCAGAATAGTTGGGGAAGTTATGGGTAAGTTTCACCCCCACGGAGATTCCTCAATTTATTTGGCGATGGCGCACATGGCACAAGATTTTAGCTACCGGTATATGCTGGTGGACGGTCACGGTAACTTTGGTTCGGTCGACGGTGATGAACCAGCCGCAATGCGTTATACCGAGGCACGAATGAGTAAAATCGCGGTTGAAATGCTGCGTGATATCAATAAAAATACTATTGATTGGCAACGTAACTACGATGACTCTGAAAATGAACCAGTTGTTTTACCAGCTAGGATTCCTAACCTGCTTGTCAACGGGACAAGTGGAATTGCCGTTGGTATGACCACGAATATTCCACCACATAACCTTTCTGAAGTTATTCAAGGATTGCATATGTTGATGGACAATCCAGAAATAACTACTAAAGAGTTGATGAAGGCAATTCCGGGACCAGATTTTCCAACTGGCGGAACGATTATGGGTCGAGGCGGTATTTACCGCGCTTATGAAACTGGTCGGGGCAACATTGTTGTTCGGGCTAACACTAATATCGAAACCGAAAAAAGTGGTCGTGAGCGAATTGTAGTTACTGAGATTCCGTACTTGGTCAATAAGGCTGAATTAGTAAAGAAGATTGCTGATTTAGCTCGTTCTAAGACAATTGACGGAATCACTGGCGTTCGTGATGAATCCGACCAATCTGGGATGCGAATTACCATTGATGTTCGGCGTGATGCCAGCGCAAGTGTTATTTTGAATAATTTATTCAAGCAGACACAGATGCAGGCCAACTTCGGCATGAATATGGTGGCAATTGTTGATGGCGCCCCACATTTCCTAAGCTTAAAGGAAATGCTGCAATACTACTTGCAACACCAAGAAGATGTTGTTACTAGAAGAACCAAGTTCGATCTTGCTAAAGCTGAAGCTAGAGCTCATATTCTTGAAGGTTTGAAGATTGCACTAGATCACATTGATGAAATTGTTCATATTATTCGTCAAAGTGAATCAAGTGATATTGCTAAAGCTGCTTTAATTAGTCGGTTTGGATTAGATGACAAGCAGTCGCAAGCGATCCTGGATATGCGGTTAGTTCGCCTGACCGGATTGGAACGCGATAAAGTTGAAGCTGAATATAAAGAATTAAAAGCCAAAATTGCGGACTACCAAGATATTCTTGCACGACCAGAAAGAATTAACGAGATTATTTATGACGAACTGCTTGATATTCAAAAGCGCTTTGGTGATGATCGCCGAACCAAGATTGGCGAAGGAGAAGTTGTTTCGATTGAAGATGAAGATTTGATCGAAAAACAAGATGTCTTGTTAACCTTGACTCACAGTGGCTACATTAAGCGGATGCTGATTAATGAATTTAAGACCCAAAACCGTGGTGGTAAAGGGATTAAAGGCATGGGCATTAAAGATGGTGACTTCATCGAAAACTTAATGTATTCAAGCACGCATGATTTATTGTTATTCTTTACTAATAAGGGAAAAGTCTACTCTAAGAAAGCTTACGAAATTCCTGAATTTGGTCGGACAGCTAAGGGTTTGCCGATTGTCAATCTCCTTCAGTTTGAGAAGGGCGAAAAAATCCAGACAATCATTAATATTCCTGAAGATGCAGATGATAAGTACCTCTTCTTCATTACCAAGATGGGAACTGTCAAACGGACCCACGTTAGTGAATTTGCCAATATCAGAAATAGTGGTTTAATTGCTCTAACGCTGCGCGATGGTGATGAATTGAGTAATGTCTTACCAACCGATGGTAAGCAAGATATCTTGATTGGTACTCATTTGGGCTATGCTGTTCGCTTTAACGAAACAACTGTCCGCTCTATGGGACGAACTGCTGCTGGTGTCCGGGGAATTAATCTTCGTGACCATGACTATGTAGTCGGTTCCGGTGTCGTTAAAGATAGCGATGAAGTTTTAGTCATTTCTGAAAAAGGCTACGGCAAACGGACCAGCGCTAGTGAGTATCCGGTTAAAGGCCGTGGCGGTAAGGGAATTAAGACTGCCAATGTCACGGAAAAGAATGGACCATTGTCTGGCGTTACTGTAGTAGATGGTTCACAGGATATTATGGTCATTACGGATGACGGAATTATGATCCGCTTTAAGATTACGGATGTTTCTCAAACTGGTCGAAGCACAATTGGTGTTCGCTTGATTAAAGTTGGTGATGGTAGTAAGGTTGCAAGTCTTGCTGTTGTGCCTGCTGAAGAAGACCAAGAAGTTGCAAATGACGAAGAAACAACTGCTGAATCAGAAGAATAA
- a CDS encoding DUF4260 family protein, with the protein MIAYLYKLDYLAALIFLLVAYWKNDGSLLFFIAWYLVFDLGAAGYAISPQVGNVLYNLGHLLVFPLIFLTILTLFPHLRTTQLINFNLIWLAHICLDRTFGWGLMPR; encoded by the coding sequence ATGATTGCTTATCTTTATAAATTGGACTATCTTGCCGCACTAATTTTTCTATTAGTAGCATACTGGAAAAACGATGGTTCATTACTATTTTTTATTGCCTGGTACCTAGTTTTTGATCTTGGGGCAGCTGGCTATGCAATATCACCTCAGGTGGGAAATGTTCTTTATAATCTCGGTCATTTACTTGTATTTCCGTTAATCTTTTTGACCATTTTGACTTTGTTTCCCCATTTAAGAACAACCCAGTTAATCAACTTTAACCTAATATGGCTGGCACATATCTGCTTAGACCGGACATTTGGCTGGGGCTTAATGCCGCGATAA
- the dnaN gene encoding DNA polymerase III subunit beta, whose product MKFTVNRNLFVDNLNNVMHAISSRATIPILSGIKLNLTEDELLLTGSDSDISIEIRIPVSEDLTVESTGAIVLPARFFSEIIRRLPGKEFSLEVKESFQTQIISENSEFTINGLDANNYPRLPEIPDESSFIISGKTFREIINETQFAVATQESRLVLTGVHFDFGPERIHAVATDSHRLSSRALTLENGPQAKTDLIIPGKSLLELARIIGETDPEIKVCPGENQVLFEIGNILFYSRLLEGSYPDTERLIPSESTTSVEFDLAELSSALDRASLLTHAGRNNVVDLTLDTENQTAKLSGESAEIGNVEEDVAFKKLEGKNLKISFNPDYLRDALRASVTDSVVMEFTQPLRPFTVNPDKDDIDFVQLITPVRTF is encoded by the coding sequence ATGAAATTTACCGTAAACAGAAATCTGTTCGTTGATAATCTAAACAATGTAATGCATGCTATTTCTTCTCGCGCTACGATACCGATATTAAGCGGAATCAAACTCAACTTAACTGAAGATGAACTTCTTTTAACTGGTAGTGATTCTGACATTTCAATCGAAATTAGAATTCCGGTAAGTGAAGATTTAACTGTTGAATCAACTGGTGCAATTGTGTTACCAGCCCGGTTTTTCAGTGAAATTATTAGACGTTTGCCAGGTAAGGAATTTTCACTTGAAGTAAAAGAAAGTTTCCAAACACAAATCATCTCTGAAAATAGTGAATTCACGATTAATGGTCTTGATGCCAATAACTATCCAAGATTACCGGAAATTCCTGACGAGTCCTCTTTTATCATCTCAGGAAAAACTTTCCGTGAAATCATTAATGAAACCCAATTTGCAGTTGCAACCCAGGAAAGCCGTCTGGTTTTAACAGGTGTTCACTTTGACTTTGGCCCTGAGCGGATTCACGCTGTAGCGACTGACTCACATCGTCTTTCGAGTCGCGCATTGACGTTAGAAAATGGACCACAAGCTAAAACTGACTTAATTATTCCTGGTAAAAGCCTGCTTGAATTAGCACGTATTATCGGGGAAACTGATCCAGAAATTAAAGTTTGTCCGGGTGAAAATCAAGTACTCTTTGAAATTGGTAATATTCTGTTCTATTCACGTTTGCTTGAGGGCAGCTACCCTGATACTGAACGCTTGATTCCAAGCGAAAGCACGACAAGTGTTGAATTTGATTTAGCTGAGCTTTCTAGCGCACTTGACCGTGCAAGTCTGTTAACTCACGCTGGCCGCAACAATGTTGTTGATTTAACCCTAGATACTGAAAATCAAACAGCTAAATTATCGGGTGAATCGGCAGAAATTGGTAACGTAGAAGAAGATGTTGCCTTTAAGAAATTGGAAGGCAAGAACTTGAAGATTTCCTTCAACCCTGATTATTTGCGTGATGCTCTGCGAGCTTCGGTAACTGATTCGGTTGTAATGGAATTTACCCAGCCGCTGCGGCCTTTCACTGTAAATCCAGATAAAGATGATATCGACTTTGTGCAATTAATCACACCAGTTAGAACTTTTTAA
- the rpsR gene encoding 30S ribosomal protein S18 yields MAQQRRGGHRRRKVDFIAANHIDYVDYKDVDLLKRFISERGKILPRRVTGTSAKNQRKVAKAIERARIMGLLPFVTED; encoded by the coding sequence ATGGCTCAACAAAGAAGAGGCGGCCATCGTCGTCGTAAGGTTGACTTTATCGCAGCCAACCACATTGATTACGTTGACTACAAGGACGTTGATCTGTTGAAACGTTTTATCTCCGAAAGAGGTAAAATCTTACCACGTCGTGTCACTGGCACTAGCGCTAAGAATCAACGTAAAGTAGCTAAGGCAATCGAAAGAGCTCGCATTATGGGCTTGTTGCCATTCGTTACTGAAGACTAA
- the ssb gene encoding single-stranded DNA-binding protein: protein MINRVVLVGRLTRDPELRTTGSGISVATFTLAVDRQYTNAQGERGADFISCVIWRKAAENFCNFTSKGSLVGIDGRIQTRSYDNKDGQRVYVTEVVVDNFALLESRKDREARGQNGGFTPTDNGNFGNQNTNNSPNMGPSNQNNPLNSSNQSDNTQDPFAGSGDTIDISDDDLPF from the coding sequence ATGATTAATCGAGTTGTACTTGTTGGCCGTTTAACACGTGATCCTGAATTACGTACTACTGGGAGTGGAATCTCGGTTGCTACGTTTACTCTTGCCGTTGATCGTCAGTATACTAACGCTCAAGGCGAGAGAGGTGCGGATTTTATTAGCTGTGTAATTTGGCGAAAAGCAGCAGAAAATTTCTGTAACTTTACGTCTAAAGGATCACTTGTTGGTATTGACGGCCGAATTCAAACCAGAAGTTACGATAATAAAGATGGGCAAAGAGTATATGTGACCGAAGTTGTCGTTGATAACTTTGCATTGCTTGAATCACGTAAAGATCGTGAAGCCCGTGGTCAAAATGGTGGCTTTACACCAACTGATAACGGCAATTTTGGTAATCAAAATACCAATAATTCGCCAAACATGGGACCATCTAATCAGAATAATCCGCTAAATAGCAGTAATCAATCTGATAATACCCAAGATCCATTTGCTGGTTCGGGTGACACGATTGATATTTCTGATGATGATCTTCCATTCTAA
- a CDS encoding MerR family transcriptional regulator: MKIAAFAKLVNISTDTLRYYEKIGLLHPQRNRNGYRDYTDADAALMKFITNLRHAQLKLPEVKQAVALYQSPKSNYCDKETLKLVTKKAQDCQQQAIFYTKMTKILAELKNKIEEEASIDEIENSLKQLGEL; encoded by the coding sequence ATGAAAATTGCCGCATTCGCTAAACTAGTAAATATTAGTACTGATACCCTGCGTTACTATGAAAAAATTGGGCTATTGCATCCCCAACGTAACAGAAATGGCTATAGAGACTACACTGATGCCGATGCTGCATTAATGAAGTTTATTACCAATCTGCGTCACGCACAGCTCAAGTTACCAGAAGTTAAACAAGCTGTTGCCTTATATCAAAGCCCTAAAAGCAATTACTGCGACAAAGAGACCTTAAAACTAGTAACGAAAAAAGCACAGGATTGTCAGCAACAAGCCATTTTTTATACCAAAATGACAAAAATTCTAGCTGAACTTAAAAACAAAATTGAAGAAGAAGCCTCAATTGACGAAATCGAAAATAGCTTAAAACAGTTAGGCGAATTATAA
- the recF gene encoding DNA replication/repair protein RecF (All proteins in this family for which functions are known are DNA-binding proteins that assist the filamentation of RecA onto DNA for the initiation of recombination or recombinational repair.): MYLKHFIAQNYRNLQQLDVVFDPNVNIFIGQNAQGKTNLLEAIYFLALTRSHRTSSDKELIAFDQDYANISGHVYKSQIDLSLRVLITKKGKKVWVNRIEQAKLSKYVGQLNAILFSPEDLDLIKGAPTQRRRFMDQEFGQINSEYLYFAGKYRQVLQQKNNYLKLLAKGQARDMMFLDVLSDQLAGVAAEVIVRRFKFLKYLDRYAQNAYEHISSSNEKLTLHYRPSVKEVTESDSVEEVYRKLLANYQKNQKVELLKKTTLSGPHRDDIEFELDGKDAHLYGSQGQQRTIALSVKLAEIQLVHHLTAEYPLLLLDDVMSELDHDRQSALLNYIHGKTQTFITTTDLEGISWEIIKKPKVYRIKSGKIYLEEGKLNG, from the coding sequence ATGTATCTCAAGCACTTTATTGCACAAAATTATCGTAATTTACAGCAATTAGACGTAGTTTTTGATCCCAATGTCAATATTTTTATCGGGCAAAATGCGCAGGGCAAGACTAATCTGCTTGAGGCGATTTACTTTTTGGCATTAACGAGATCACATCGGACAAGTAGTGATAAAGAATTAATTGCTTTTGACCAGGATTATGCAAATATTTCTGGTCATGTATATAAAAGCCAAATTGATTTATCCTTAAGGGTATTAATTACCAAAAAGGGTAAAAAAGTCTGGGTTAATCGGATCGAACAAGCCAAACTGTCAAAGTATGTTGGACAGTTAAATGCAATTTTGTTTTCTCCAGAAGATTTAGATTTAATTAAAGGAGCACCGACACAAAGGCGGCGCTTTATGGATCAAGAATTTGGCCAGATTAATTCGGAATATCTTTATTTTGCCGGTAAATACAGACAGGTATTGCAACAAAAAAATAACTATCTGAAATTACTGGCAAAAGGACAAGCACGGGACATGATGTTTCTAGATGTTTTGTCCGATCAATTGGCTGGGGTTGCGGCTGAAGTGATTGTTCGGCGATTTAAATTCTTAAAGTACTTAGATCGTTATGCTCAAAACGCATATGAACACATAAGTTCCAGCAATGAAAAATTGACACTTCATTATCGACCATCAGTCAAGGAAGTAACTGAATCTGATAGTGTCGAAGAGGTATATCGCAAACTACTTGCTAATTACCAAAAAAATCAAAAGGTCGAATTACTGAAAAAAACAACTCTTAGTGGACCTCATCGTGATGATATTGAATTTGAATTAGATGGCAAGGATGCACATTTATATGGCTCGCAAGGCCAACAGCGAACAATTGCGCTTAGTGTTAAACTTGCGGAAATCCAATTAGTACATCATTTAACTGCCGAATATCCATTACTTTTACTCGATGATGTAATGAGTGAGCTTGATCATGACCGTCAAAGTGCTCTGCTCAACTACATTCATGGTAAGACACAAACTTTTATTACAACAACAGATCTCGAAGGTATTTCCTGGGAAATAATTAAAAAGCCTAAGGTATACCGGATTAAATCAGGGAAGATTTATTTAGAAGAGGGGAAATTGAATGGCTGA